One genomic window of Arachis stenosperma cultivar V10309 chromosome 10, arast.V10309.gnm1.PFL2, whole genome shotgun sequence includes the following:
- the LOC130955651 gene encoding serine carboxypeptidase-like 18 produces the protein MSAIYSMKPSLQTNCEREYIKVDTRSALCSRDLKSFNEMTSGLNTAHILEPSCEFGSPKPLKASWRRSITEIYPLKFVSNTRLGLPPLNCRTYGYFLSSYWANDDKVQNALNIQKGTKKKWQRCTYNILNKKQIHKNLLQYDDICNCQGWRAHSS, from the exons ATGTCTGCAATTTACTCAATGAAACCGTCACTGCAAACAAATTGTGAAAGAGAATATATAAAAGTAGACACTAGAAGTGCATTATGTTCAAGAGATCTCAAGTCCTTTAATGAG ATGACATCAGGACTCAATACAGCACATATTTTGGAACCTTCATGTGAGTTTGGTTCACCTAAACCATTGAAGGCTTCTTGGAGGCGATCTATAACCGaaatctatcctttgaagtttgtCAGCAACACTCGTCTCGGATTACCACCCTTGAACTGCCGG ACTTATGGATACTTCCTTAGTAGTTATTGGGCCAATGATGACAAAGTACAGAATGCTCTAAACATACAAAAG GGAACAAAAAAGAAATGGCAACGCTGCACCTACaatatacttaacaaaaaa CAGATACACAAGAACCTACTCCAATATGATGACATTTGCAACTGTCAAG GATGGAGGGCACACAGCTCCTGA